From a single Spongiibacter taiwanensis genomic region:
- the efp gene encoding elongation factor P, whose protein sequence is MANYSTNEFRSGLKVMLDGEPCSILDNEYVKPGKGQAFNRVKLRNLNTGRVWERTFKSGESLEGADVMDVEMEYLYTDGEFYHFMDPDSFEQVQADTKAVGDSINWLKEQDVCTVTLYNGAPLSVTPPNFVELEITETDPGLKGDTAQGGTKPAFLSTGAVVKVPLFINQGEVIRVDTRSGEYVSRVKS, encoded by the coding sequence ATGGCTAATTATTCTACCAACGAATTTCGCTCCGGGCTCAAGGTAATGCTTGATGGGGAACCGTGCTCCATCCTGGATAACGAATACGTCAAACCAGGTAAAGGCCAGGCCTTCAACCGAGTCAAACTGCGTAACTTGAACACCGGCCGAGTGTGGGAGCGAACGTTCAAGTCAGGCGAATCGCTGGAAGGCGCCGATGTGATGGATGTGGAGATGGAATATCTCTATACCGATGGCGAGTTTTACCACTTTATGGACCCCGACAGCTTCGAACAGGTTCAAGCGGATACCAAAGCGGTGGGCGATTCCATCAACTGGTTGAAAGAGCAGGACGTGTGTACCGTGACCCTCTATAACGGTGCGCCGTTGTCGGTGACCCCGCCGAATTTTGTCGAGTTGGAAATCACTGAAACGGATCCGGGACTCAAGGGTGATACCGCCCAGGGCGGCACCAAACCCGCGTTCCTGAGCACCGGTGCCGTGGTTAAAGTGCCCTTGTTCATTAACCAGGGTGAGGTGATTCGGGTCGACACCCGCAGTGGTGAGTACGTTAGTCGAGTGAAAAGCTAA
- the epmA gene encoding EF-P lysine aminoacylase EpmA: protein MSSWQPTASREALQKRAQLLASLRLFFTERNVLEVETPLLASAPVTDPNIEAIAAQRPDSPAERSSQEQMYLQTSPEYAMKRLLAAGFGDIYQICKAFRKGERGRRHNPEFTMLEWYRPSLSFDELMDEVAEVIALALGAAPAVRKLSYRQAFLDHCQIDPLVVNAPELAACARARMDISFDSDDPDLWLQLLMSSVVEPGFDPHSITFVHDFPASQAALAKVEVDSDGLPVARRFEAFYRGMELANGYDELGDAAELIRRIGIDHQRRDAAGQARPAIDRQLLKAMQAGLPNCVGVAMGFDRLVMLACDATSIDEVIAFPLERA from the coding sequence GTGAGTTCCTGGCAGCCCACGGCTAGCCGGGAAGCTCTGCAAAAAAGGGCGCAGCTGCTAGCCAGCCTGCGTCTTTTTTTTACCGAGCGAAATGTCCTGGAAGTGGAGACGCCGCTACTCGCCTCGGCGCCAGTGACCGACCCCAATATCGAAGCCATTGCCGCCCAGCGCCCTGACAGCCCCGCCGAGCGCTCCAGCCAAGAGCAGATGTATCTGCAAACTTCGCCAGAATACGCGATGAAGCGCCTGCTGGCAGCGGGCTTTGGCGACATCTACCAAATCTGCAAAGCGTTTAGAAAAGGGGAGCGCGGCCGCCGTCACAACCCCGAGTTCACCATGCTGGAGTGGTATCGACCGAGTCTGTCTTTTGACGAGTTGATGGACGAGGTCGCCGAGGTTATCGCGCTGGCCCTGGGTGCAGCGCCTGCGGTCAGAAAGCTTAGCTATCGACAGGCCTTTCTCGACCACTGCCAGATCGACCCTCTGGTCGTCAATGCGCCCGAATTGGCCGCATGCGCCCGCGCCCGGATGGACATCAGCTTTGACAGTGACGATCCCGACTTGTGGCTGCAACTGTTAATGTCCAGCGTGGTGGAACCGGGTTTTGATCCCCACAGCATTACCTTTGTCCATGATTTTCCCGCCTCCCAGGCGGCGCTAGCTAAGGTTGAAGTCGACTCCGATGGCTTACCCGTGGCGCGCCGCTTTGAAGCCTTTTATCGCGGTATGGAATTAGCCAACGGTTATGATGAGCTGGGCGATGCCGCTGAGCTGATTCGCCGCATTGGCATTGATCATCAGCGCCGGGATGCCGCCGGGCAGGCCCGCCCCGCCATCGACCGGCAGTTATTAAAAGCGATGCAGGCAGGCCTGCCGAACTGTGTCGGTGTGGCCATGGGTTTTGACAGGTTGGTGATGCTGGCCTGCGATGCGACCAGCATTGATGAGGTGATTGCCTTTCCCCTTGAGCGCGCCTGA
- the serB gene encoding phosphoserine phosphatase SerB yields the protein MNEIILINISGSDRPGVTSTITGILADHQVNILDIGQAVIHDSLTLGLLVEVPSGLEASSILKDILFRTHEMGMQVRFLPVTPESYEQWVSGQGKQRHIVTLLARKISARHIAAVTDIVARYELNIDRIDRLSGRVSLAAGAQQSKACVELSVRGFLADASDFRQELLRLASELDIDIAYQEDNMFRRTRRLVAFDMDSTLIEAEVIDELAAAAGVGSQVAEITERAMRGEIDFTESFKARVALLKGLDESVLEGIAQRLPITEGAERLISTLKRMGYKTAILSGGFTYFGEYLKAKLGIDYVYANTLAIADGKVSGEVEGIVVDGQRKAELLREIARRESIDLEQVIAVGDGANDLPMLSIAGLGIAFRAKPIVRENAKQSISTLGLDGILYLLGISDRLSS from the coding sequence GTGAACGAGATTATTCTGATAAACATATCCGGTAGTGACCGGCCGGGTGTGACGAGCACCATTACGGGTATTCTGGCTGATCACCAGGTCAATATCCTCGATATCGGCCAGGCGGTGATTCATGATTCGCTGACTCTTGGGTTGCTGGTAGAAGTGCCCAGCGGGCTGGAGGCCTCCAGCATTCTTAAGGATATTCTGTTTCGCACCCACGAGATGGGGATGCAGGTTCGCTTTTTGCCAGTGACCCCCGAAAGCTATGAACAGTGGGTGAGTGGCCAGGGCAAGCAGCGCCACATCGTCACCCTTTTGGCCCGGAAAATCAGCGCCCGCCATATTGCTGCGGTGACCGACATCGTGGCTCGCTACGAGTTGAATATCGACCGAATCGACCGTCTGTCGGGCAGGGTGTCGTTGGCGGCGGGGGCGCAGCAGTCAAAGGCCTGCGTGGAGCTGTCGGTGCGGGGGTTTCTGGCCGACGCGTCTGATTTTCGGCAGGAGTTACTGCGTCTCGCCAGTGAACTCGACATCGACATCGCCTACCAGGAAGACAATATGTTTCGCCGTACCCGGCGCTTGGTGGCCTTTGATATGGACTCCACGCTGATCGAGGCCGAGGTGATCGACGAGCTTGCCGCTGCTGCCGGGGTTGGCAGCCAGGTGGCGGAAATCACCGAGCGTGCCATGCGCGGTGAAATCGATTTCACGGAGAGCTTCAAGGCCAGAGTGGCGCTGTTGAAGGGCCTGGATGAGTCGGTGCTCGAGGGCATTGCCCAGCGCCTGCCGATCACCGAGGGCGCTGAGCGGCTGATCTCGACCCTCAAGCGCATGGGCTACAAAACGGCCATTTTGTCGGGCGGGTTCACCTATTTTGGTGAATATCTCAAGGCCAAATTGGGCATCGATTATGTCTACGCCAACACCTTGGCCATTGCCGACGGCAAGGTCAGTGGTGAGGTCGAAGGGATCGTGGTGGACGGTCAGCGCAAGGCCGAACTGCTGCGCGAGATTGCCCGTCGCGAGAGCATTGACTTGGAACAGGTGATTGCGGTGGGTGACGGGGCTAACGACCTGCCAATGCTCAGCATTGCCGGGTTGGGCATTGCCTTTCGCGCCAAGCCCATTGTTCGGGAGAATGCCAAGCAGTCCATCAGCACCCTGGGGCTTGATGGCATTCTCTATTTGCTGGGAATCAGCGACCGGCTCAGCAGCTAG
- a CDS encoding AraC family transcriptional regulator, which produces MNKSNGAPSSAGGRTALSGYVLAMVHAMDEAGLDHRQLMAEVGMDPARLENFGDRYSQEKVTELWRLAVARSGDANFGLKVARHIRPSSYHVVGQAMLCSDNLRAAAHRFSRFAKLISDSAVLHFHEREGHSDLVIALETGGSVPRYQAFDTVLAGFLEYCRWMLHDEALQPLEVGFSHAPGEKPEEYEALFRCEIRYGQTSNYLSFSNDDLARPIPGANPEVASLLDELAARYLADRLQGRFSRRVREVLLVKLPNGEPSRAETAQSIAMTERTLARRLAEENTTYHEILRQLREEQAYSYLKHTEMSIEEIACQLGFSDRGTFSRAFKSWTGRRPSDWRVEQQQIPGIDGTEDDDFSQ; this is translated from the coding sequence ATGAACAAGTCAAACGGGGCGCCTTCCTCGGCAGGTGGCAGAACGGCGCTGTCGGGATATGTGCTCGCTATGGTCCATGCGATGGATGAAGCGGGACTTGATCACCGTCAGTTGATGGCCGAGGTGGGAATGGACCCCGCCAGGTTGGAAAATTTTGGCGATCGTTATAGTCAGGAAAAGGTGACCGAGCTATGGCGCTTGGCGGTCGCGCGCTCCGGGGACGCTAACTTTGGGCTGAAGGTGGCGAGGCATATCCGGCCCTCCAGTTATCATGTGGTCGGCCAGGCCATGTTGTGCAGTGATAATTTGCGTGCCGCCGCCCACCGTTTCTCCCGTTTTGCCAAATTGATATCAGATTCCGCAGTGCTGCATTTTCACGAGCGGGAAGGTCATAGCGACTTGGTGATCGCGCTGGAAACCGGCGGCAGTGTGCCCCGCTACCAGGCCTTTGATACGGTGCTTGCTGGCTTTTTGGAATACTGTCGCTGGATGCTGCACGACGAGGCCTTGCAGCCGCTTGAGGTGGGTTTCAGTCACGCGCCAGGGGAGAAGCCCGAGGAGTACGAGGCACTGTTTCGCTGCGAGATTCGCTACGGCCAGACCAGCAACTATCTGTCATTCAGTAACGACGATCTGGCTCGACCGATTCCCGGCGCCAATCCGGAGGTCGCTTCTCTGCTGGATGAACTGGCGGCTCGCTATCTTGCGGACCGCCTGCAGGGGCGTTTCTCCCGGCGGGTGAGGGAGGTGTTGCTGGTAAAGCTCCCCAACGGCGAGCCCTCTCGGGCAGAAACGGCCCAGAGCATCGCCATGACCGAGCGGACCCTGGCCCGACGTCTGGCCGAGGAAAACACCACCTACCACGAAATACTGCGTCAGCTTCGGGAGGAGCAGGCCTACTCCTATCTGAAGCACACTGAGATGAGCATCGAAGAGATTGCCTGTCAGTTGGGCTTTTCTGACCGGGGCACCTTCTCCCGTGCTTTCAAGAGTTGGACCGGGCGCCGTCCCTCGGATTGGCGTGTGGAGCAGCAACAGATTCCCGGTATCGATGGGACCGAGGATGACGATTTCTCCCAATAA
- a CDS encoding TonB-dependent receptor, which yields MTGTKRDQALQDVPSSVNVLTETDIAEAGIKRPRDFLATVPNVTFIEDNAGEVYVNIRGQTAVRNSDPNVAVVIDGVPLVTLKAFNQDLFDIQQIEVLKGPQSAVYGRNAAAGAIVIATKRPGDIVEGQMSAGFGNFGTSRMSMGLGGPLSDSLKFALAGSTRETDGPFTNDLTGEKVQRAQSSLGRLRLFYTPDDLTDINFRLAAHDSNGGGTAYNGQFAGVPVGDVEVTALDADLMLPFVSNVEGFSEEEMLDSALDIERQFDFGSLRSITSYNSFDQTFGGDGVPYIADSGSAGALVQMYTYQDEVVSQEFRISSATGGRVQWMAGLYLMQFDRDQFSELSQDLDGTMLQTRGVDGPDSAAPTVSYTASEFQTRNYAVFANTQIDLTDSLSLELAGRYDIEKREVTEKAPDVFNLCVQAFSIPRSACNDSETFRNFSPKVSLVYLAAENITLYANYGKGYKSGGFNPLGSRAALVAAGAGAGVPESDIYVQDQFDEETSDSFELGFKGKFFDKRLSINAGVFHTVVEGAQQFEFFPSAGLQTVTSIDEVELRGFDVDFTALLPNEWELFGGFGYTDGEISEFGPNPAFEGNVAPGSVKTTATLGLSKAYQLDRDLTLTPRLEVSRYGSIWWDVANTEGTERDPITLVDARLTLAGEERWEIALWGKNLTDEEYYQEIVPLLGVLSVNYRAPTRSYGIDFTYHF from the coding sequence GTGACAGGAACGAAGCGTGATCAGGCCCTTCAGGATGTCCCCTCATCGGTTAATGTGTTGACGGAGACAGATATTGCCGAGGCAGGAATCAAACGCCCCCGGGATTTCCTGGCAACGGTGCCCAACGTCACCTTTATCGAGGACAATGCCGGTGAGGTGTACGTCAATATTCGCGGCCAAACTGCGGTGCGAAATTCCGATCCCAATGTGGCGGTAGTGATCGATGGTGTCCCTTTGGTAACGCTAAAAGCGTTTAACCAAGACCTGTTCGATATTCAGCAAATCGAAGTGTTGAAAGGGCCCCAGTCGGCGGTGTATGGCCGCAATGCCGCTGCGGGCGCCATCGTCATCGCGACAAAACGCCCCGGCGATATTGTCGAAGGGCAGATGTCAGCGGGGTTCGGAAACTTTGGCACGAGCCGCATGAGTATGGGGCTTGGAGGCCCTCTTAGCGATAGTCTGAAATTTGCACTTGCCGGCTCCACTCGCGAGACGGACGGTCCCTTTACCAATGACCTGACAGGCGAAAAAGTGCAGCGGGCCCAGTCCTCCCTGGGACGCCTGCGCCTGTTTTACACCCCTGATGACCTCACTGACATTAACTTCCGGCTGGCGGCCCACGATTCCAACGGCGGTGGCACCGCGTACAACGGGCAGTTTGCCGGGGTGCCTGTTGGTGACGTAGAGGTGACTGCCTTGGATGCTGATCTGATGTTGCCGTTTGTTTCCAATGTCGAGGGCTTTTCCGAGGAGGAAATGCTTGATAGTGCGCTGGATATTGAGCGCCAGTTCGACTTTGGTAGCCTTCGATCTATTACCAGCTATAACAGCTTTGACCAGACCTTTGGTGGCGATGGCGTACCCTACATCGCAGACAGTGGCAGCGCTGGTGCGCTGGTGCAGATGTACACCTATCAGGACGAAGTGGTGTCTCAGGAGTTTCGCATCAGCTCGGCTACTGGTGGTCGAGTGCAGTGGATGGCGGGTCTGTATCTGATGCAGTTTGATCGAGACCAGTTCAGCGAGTTGAGCCAGGACCTGGATGGCACGATGTTACAAACTCGGGGTGTGGATGGTCCTGACAGTGCGGCGCCGACCGTCAGTTACACCGCCAGCGAATTTCAAACCCGTAACTACGCCGTATTTGCCAACACCCAAATTGATCTGACAGATAGCTTAAGTCTTGAGTTGGCCGGTCGCTATGATATCGAGAAGCGAGAGGTTACAGAGAAGGCGCCAGATGTGTTTAACCTGTGTGTCCAGGCCTTTTCGATTCCCCGCTCTGCCTGTAACGATTCCGAAACCTTCCGCAATTTTTCCCCCAAGGTTTCGCTAGTGTATCTCGCTGCGGAGAATATCACTCTGTATGCCAACTATGGCAAAGGCTACAAGAGTGGTGGTTTCAATCCTTTGGGTAGCCGCGCCGCACTGGTAGCAGCCGGTGCTGGGGCGGGAGTTCCCGAGAGCGATATCTATGTCCAGGACCAGTTTGACGAAGAAACCTCCGACTCCTTCGAGTTAGGTTTCAAAGGCAAATTTTTTGACAAGCGCCTGAGTATTAACGCCGGTGTTTTCCATACGGTGGTGGAGGGGGCCCAGCAATTCGAGTTTTTCCCCTCGGCGGGCCTACAGACTGTGACCTCAATTGACGAGGTTGAGCTGCGGGGCTTTGATGTGGATTTTACCGCTTTGCTGCCCAATGAATGGGAGCTGTTTGGCGGCTTCGGTTACACCGACGGCGAAATCAGCGAATTTGGACCGAACCCGGCCTTTGAGGGCAATGTTGCGCCCGGCTCGGTCAAGACCACCGCGACGCTCGGCCTCAGCAAAGCCTACCAGCTTGACCGTGATCTTACCCTGACGCCCCGCCTCGAAGTCAGCCGCTACGGTTCGATTTGGTGGGATGTTGCCAATACCGAGGGCACCGAGCGCGACCCCATTACCCTAGTGGATGCTCGCCTTACCCTGGCGGGTGAGGAGCGCTGGGAGATAGCACTGTGGGGCAAGAATCTGACCGATGAGGAGTACTATCAGGAGATCGTGCCATTACTGGGTGTGTTGTCGGTGAATTACCGGGCACCGACACGCAGTTATGGTATTGATTTCACTTATCATTTTTAG
- the epmB gene encoding EF-P beta-lysylation protein EpmB, which yields MIPVKDALWQTENWQQQMRNVIREPEELMARLGLDPCREPALAEALKLFPLRVPEAFVAKMTRGDWRDPLLLQVMPSGAETVTTPGFSDDPLEERSANPVPGLIHKYRSRALLITTPSCAINCRYCFRRSFPYQENSPARRDWHAALNYIAQRSELHEVILSGGDPLVAKDQTLAELIKQIAAIEHITTLRIHTRLPLVMPARVTAELIDTLCATRLQTVVVVHCNHPNELDTETELAFSRLRAAGVTLLNQSVLLAGINDTAEVQVALQKKLFSQGVLPYYLHLLDRVQGAAHFQASEASGIALIKAMRATLPGYLVPRLVRELPGEDSKTPIAI from the coding sequence ATGATACCCGTTAAAGACGCACTTTGGCAGACCGAAAATTGGCAGCAACAGATGCGAAACGTGATTCGGGAGCCCGAGGAACTGATGGCCAGACTGGGCCTGGACCCCTGCCGGGAACCGGCGCTGGCGGAGGCCTTAAAACTGTTTCCTTTGCGGGTACCGGAGGCCTTTGTCGCCAAAATGACCCGGGGAGACTGGCGCGATCCACTGCTGTTGCAGGTCATGCCCAGCGGGGCCGAGACCGTCACCACGCCGGGGTTTTCCGACGACCCTCTTGAAGAGCGCAGCGCCAATCCCGTGCCGGGGCTGATTCACAAATACCGCAGCCGCGCTCTGCTTATCACCACCCCCTCCTGCGCCATTAACTGTCGTTATTGTTTTCGGCGCAGTTTCCCCTACCAGGAGAACAGCCCGGCCAGGCGCGACTGGCACGCTGCGCTGAACTACATTGCCCAGCGCAGCGAACTCCACGAGGTGATTCTCAGTGGCGGCGACCCCCTGGTGGCAAAAGACCAGACGCTGGCGGAGTTGATAAAGCAGATTGCCGCTATCGAGCACATCACCACACTGCGCATCCACACCCGGCTTCCGCTGGTGATGCCCGCCAGAGTCACCGCTGAGCTGATCGACACCCTTTGCGCGACCCGCCTGCAAACGGTGGTTGTGGTGCACTGCAATCACCCCAACGAACTGGATACCGAGACGGAATTGGCCTTCAGCCGCCTTCGCGCAGCAGGTGTCACCTTGCTCAATCAGAGTGTGCTATTGGCAGGGATCAATGACACAGCGGAGGTCCAGGTCGCCCTGCAGAAAAAACTGTTTTCTCAGGGGGTACTGCCCTACTACCTGCATCTGCTGGACCGGGTCCAGGGCGCGGCCCATTTTCAGGCCTCCGAGGCAAGCGGCATCGCGCTGATCAAGGCGATGCGGGCCACCCTTCCCGGCTATCTGGTGCCCAGATTGGTCCGGGAATTGCCGGGGGAAGATAGCAAAACCCCTATTGCGATATGA
- a CDS encoding EAL domain-containing protein, which translates to MMHKQIIHVLLVNLSDSDAEQLGNSFRKTGQVVREDRVSSGEQLSKRLSDQQWELIVFDDERASLDIKHCGNMLRKQGIDIPVIFIGDADPLSPPDPVISAVFGKYEFPRLAAAALREIQGLQLRRQMNELRHSLEVAEQRSQLLMNESKDPVAYIVDGMIIHANRVFCDGLGYDDLDGFPIVDLVEHKDQERLKNALKQQGKGKEDRQLELAFRGRDGSSQTSIVHCSNTQYDDEDCIQVLLSELGADGNFGNIDETTGLATRHYFEQSFQEFIESERNNNSSLLLISIDNFQRLRQKTGLKGAELLVAELCGQLRIALNAQIYGRIGDDIVAAVAHHVPSQNALEMAEDLVKNVEEGIFEVKKQSIQLTLSVAIMPINHRTPPAASAVLDNSFDFLQRLVDSGGNQAQIVRRERQQLENSQSAAKLVQEALAEQRLQLLFEPMVNLGSASGDHYEVSLDLRDRAEGEITAGELQRNIERDPDHNELDRWMVMEATKLLAKERLGGKDVKLVINLSGNVFHDQEFCSWLGVAIKAAGLPASALTLQFSEESISNSLKPALDFCKQFQTMGGEIGVRNFGRVKASDKFLNHIQPGLVKPGIRSSDSPDNSQIRDFIRSAKTLGSRIVIPNVGSAATLAMLWQLGPDFIQGSYVHEPQPSMTYEFSAFS; encoded by the coding sequence ATGATGCACAAACAAATTATCCACGTCCTGCTGGTGAATCTCTCGGACAGCGACGCCGAACAACTCGGTAACAGTTTTCGCAAAACCGGCCAAGTTGTCAGAGAAGACCGGGTCAGCAGCGGTGAGCAGCTGAGCAAACGTCTGTCCGACCAGCAATGGGAGCTGATCGTATTTGATGACGAGCGCGCCAGCCTCGACATCAAGCACTGCGGTAACATGCTGCGCAAACAGGGCATCGATATCCCGGTGATTTTCATCGGTGATGCCGACCCCCTCAGCCCGCCCGACCCAGTGATTTCTGCCGTTTTTGGCAAATATGAGTTTCCCCGACTGGCCGCCGCCGCGCTGCGCGAAATTCAGGGACTGCAATTGCGCCGCCAGATGAATGAGCTGCGCCATTCCCTCGAGGTCGCCGAGCAGCGCAGCCAGCTGTTAATGAATGAATCCAAAGACCCGGTCGCCTACATCGTCGATGGGATGATCATCCATGCCAACCGGGTGTTTTGTGACGGCCTGGGCTATGACGACCTGGACGGTTTTCCGATCGTTGACCTGGTCGAACACAAGGACCAGGAACGGCTGAAGAATGCCCTGAAACAGCAGGGCAAGGGCAAAGAAGACCGGCAGCTCGAGCTGGCGTTTCGCGGGCGTGACGGCAGCTCCCAGACCAGCATTGTGCATTGCAGCAATACCCAGTACGACGACGAAGACTGCATTCAGGTCCTGTTGAGCGAACTTGGCGCCGATGGCAACTTCGGCAACATCGATGAAACCACCGGCCTGGCCACCCGCCATTACTTTGAGCAGTCGTTCCAGGAATTTATCGAAAGTGAGCGAAACAACAACAGCTCGCTGCTGCTGATTTCCATCGACAACTTTCAGCGTTTGCGTCAAAAGACCGGGCTGAAAGGCGCCGAACTACTGGTGGCGGAGCTGTGCGGACAGTTGCGCATCGCCCTCAACGCACAAATTTATGGGCGCATTGGTGACGACATTGTCGCTGCCGTCGCCCACCACGTTCCCTCGCAAAATGCCTTGGAAATGGCCGAAGACCTCGTCAAAAACGTGGAAGAGGGCATATTTGAAGTCAAAAAGCAGTCCATTCAATTGACCTTGAGCGTGGCGATCATGCCCATCAACCACCGCACGCCACCGGCGGCCAGTGCGGTCCTCGACAACAGCTTTGACTTCCTTCAACGATTGGTGGATAGCGGCGGCAACCAGGCTCAGATTGTGCGCCGGGAGCGCCAACAATTGGAAAACAGCCAGTCGGCCGCCAAACTGGTTCAGGAAGCCCTCGCTGAACAGCGACTGCAATTACTGTTTGAGCCAATGGTCAATCTCGGCAGCGCCAGCGGTGACCATTACGAGGTCAGCCTTGATCTGCGTGACCGGGCCGAAGGCGAAATTACCGCCGGTGAACTGCAGCGCAATATCGAACGGGACCCCGATCATAACGAACTGGATCGCTGGATGGTAATGGAAGCCACCAAGCTGCTCGCCAAAGAGCGGCTCGGAGGCAAAGACGTCAAGCTGGTGATCAATCTCAGCGGCAACGTTTTCCACGACCAGGAATTTTGCTCCTGGCTAGGTGTGGCTATCAAGGCCGCCGGTCTGCCTGCCAGCGCCCTAACACTGCAATTCAGCGAGGAAAGTATCAGCAATAGCCTGAAGCCGGCACTGGATTTTTGTAAGCAGTTTCAAACCATGGGCGGTGAGATTGGTGTGCGTAATTTCGGCCGGGTTAAGGCCTCAGACAAGTTCTTGAATCATATTCAGCCGGGCCTCGTTAAACCCGGCATTCGCAGCAGTGATTCGCCAGACAACAGCCAAATTCGCGACTTTATCCGCTCCGCCAAAACTCTCGGCAGCCGCATCGTGATTCCCAATGTAGGCAGTGCCGCTACGCTCGCCATGCTTTGGCAGCTGGGACCGGATTTCATCCAGGGCAGTTACGTGCACGAACCCCAGCCCAGCATGACCTACGAGTTTTCGGCGTTCAGCTAA